In Streptomyces sp. SLBN-118, the following are encoded in one genomic region:
- a CDS encoding branched-chain amino acid ABC transporter permease: MKSPRAYVTSPQAYLWVAGTVFLLALPLYLDRFWLQAGLFAMAAAIGAIGINLLTGATGQLSMGHAFFLAVGAYSYCVLAGESGVENGHRLTGLGLPTWLAAVLAVLVAGVAGGLFSPIAGRLRGAYLGIATLALIFIGQHVLFNASDLTGGFNGRAVPPLSLFGIDFDDSETVIAAVPFQSAEKLWYVALLALIGCGLFARGVLRGRPGRAMNAVRDHRIAAGVMGVPVARYRAAVFVLSSMYAGLAGVLIALVFQRTVPEYFGVILSLEFLAMIVIGGLGTVAGAVVGAVFVSLLPQILTHYSDTLPLVSAPGTGGVAPGEASRYLYGAAVVAVVLFLPGGLTRLITSRKTPRE; this comes from the coding sequence GTGAAAAGCCCCAGAGCCTACGTCACGTCTCCCCAGGCATATCTCTGGGTCGCCGGCACCGTCTTCCTCCTGGCTCTGCCCCTCTACCTGGACCGCTTCTGGCTGCAGGCCGGACTCTTCGCGATGGCCGCCGCGATCGGCGCGATCGGCATCAACCTCCTCACCGGCGCCACCGGGCAGCTCTCCATGGGGCACGCCTTCTTCCTGGCGGTGGGCGCGTACAGCTACTGCGTCCTGGCGGGCGAGAGCGGAGTGGAGAACGGCCACCGCCTCACCGGCCTCGGCCTGCCTACCTGGCTCGCCGCCGTGCTGGCGGTGCTCGTCGCAGGCGTGGCAGGCGGCCTGTTCAGCCCGATCGCGGGACGGCTGCGCGGCGCGTATCTCGGCATCGCGACGCTCGCGCTGATCTTCATAGGCCAGCACGTCCTCTTCAACGCCAGTGATCTGACAGGAGGATTCAACGGCCGGGCCGTTCCACCCCTCTCGCTCTTCGGCATCGACTTCGACGACAGCGAGACGGTCATCGCAGCCGTCCCCTTCCAGTCCGCCGAGAAGCTCTGGTACGTGGCGCTGCTCGCCCTCATCGGCTGCGGCCTCTTCGCCCGGGGAGTGCTACGAGGCCGCCCCGGCCGCGCGATGAACGCCGTCCGTGACCACCGCATCGCCGCGGGCGTCATGGGCGTCCCGGTCGCCCGCTACCGGGCCGCCGTCTTCGTCCTGTCCTCGATGTACGCGGGACTCGCGGGCGTACTGATCGCCCTGGTCTTCCAGCGCACCGTCCCCGAGTACTTCGGGGTCATCCTCTCCCTCGAATTCCTCGCCATGATCGTGATCGGGGGCCTCGGCACGGTCGCCGGCGCCGTCGTGGGCGCGGTCTTCGTCTCCCTGCTGCCCCAGATCCTCACCCACTACAGCGACACCCTCCCGCTGGTCTCCGCCCCCGGCACGGGCGGCGTCGCACCCGGAGAGGCATCTCGCTACCTGTACGGCGCCGCGGTCGTCGCGGTCGTCCTTTTCCTGCCCGGCGGACTCACCCGTCTCATCACCTCGCGCAAGACCCCACGGGAGTAG
- a CDS encoding phosphatidylserine decarboxylase, translated as MPHSQTSAPRGRVRLARGASPWLLPTVATAALSLARSRRSRRAAAIAVPTTALAAGMLWFFRDPEREIAKGRVISPADGVVQSIMPWKDGRTRVAIFMSPLNVHVNRAPLAGTVTSVEHVPGGFVPAFNKESENNERVVWHFDTELGDIEMVQIAGAVARRIVPYIPQGTKVEQGERIGLIRFGSRVDIYLPEGVDVAVEVGQTTTAGVTRIDRD; from the coding sequence ATGCCCCACAGCCAAACCTCTGCACCACGCGGCCGCGTCCGCCTTGCGCGCGGAGCATCGCCGTGGCTTCTGCCGACCGTCGCCACCGCTGCACTCAGCCTTGCCCGCTCGCGTCGCTCCCGGCGTGCGGCGGCCATCGCCGTGCCCACCACCGCGCTCGCGGCGGGCATGCTGTGGTTCTTCCGCGACCCCGAGCGAGAGATCGCCAAGGGCCGCGTCATCTCCCCCGCCGACGGTGTGGTGCAGAGCATCATGCCGTGGAAGGACGGACGTACCCGCGTCGCGATCTTCATGAGCCCGCTGAACGTCCACGTCAACCGCGCCCCCCTCGCGGGCACGGTGACGTCCGTCGAGCACGTACCCGGCGGTTTTGTGCCGGCGTTCAACAAGGAGAGCGAGAACAACGAGCGCGTTGTCTGGCACTTCGACACCGAGCTCGGCGACATCGAGATGGTGCAGATCGCGGGTGCTGTCGCCCGGCGCATCGTGCCGTACATCCCCCAGGGGACGAAGGTCGAGCAGGGCGAGCGCATTGGTCTGATCCGCTTCGGATCGCGCGTTGACATCTACCTTCCGGAAGGTGTCGACGTCGCCGTCGAGGTCGGTCAGACCACGACCGCGGGGGTGACTCGAATTGACCGTGATTGA
- a CDS encoding TetR family transcriptional regulator yields the protein MPQPAKPTRTKATPDAPESAAGSRAAAQRLKMRRELAAAAMELFATKGYEATTVDEIAAAAGVARRTFFRHFRSKEEAIFPDHDDTLVRAEAVLNAAPAHEHPLDTVCRGIKEVMRMYAASPAVSVERYRLTREVPTLREREIASVARYERLFTRYLLGHFDERDHHDGNDDPLLAEVAASAVVTAHNHVLRRWLRAGGRGDVESQLDHAFAIVRDTFGSGIGAGRTPQGERTGPAAVSTRTSDDVLVTVARTDAPLDEVMRTIERALSNHRA from the coding sequence GAAAGCCACTCCCGACGCTCCGGAAAGTGCCGCGGGCAGTCGCGCCGCAGCCCAGCGCCTCAAGATGCGCCGCGAGCTGGCAGCCGCGGCGATGGAGCTGTTCGCGACCAAGGGCTACGAGGCGACGACCGTCGACGAGATCGCCGCGGCGGCCGGGGTCGCCCGGCGGACCTTCTTCCGCCACTTCCGCTCCAAGGAAGAGGCGATCTTCCCGGACCACGACGACACGCTCGTACGCGCAGAGGCGGTGCTCAACGCGGCTCCGGCGCACGAGCATCCGCTGGACACGGTGTGCCGGGGCATCAAGGAGGTCATGCGGATGTACGCGGCCTCCCCGGCGGTCTCCGTCGAGCGCTACCGCCTGACCCGTGAGGTGCCCACCCTGCGGGAGCGGGAAATCGCCTCGGTGGCCCGCTACGAGCGGCTGTTCACCCGCTATCTGCTGGGCCACTTCGACGAGCGCGACCACCACGACGGCAATGACGACCCGCTGCTTGCGGAGGTGGCCGCGTCGGCGGTCGTCACCGCGCACAATCACGTGCTGCGCCGCTGGCTGCGGGCGGGCGGCCGGGGGGACGTCGAGTCCCAGCTGGACCACGCCTTCGCGATCGTCCGCGACACCTTCGGCTCGGGCATCGGCGCGGGCCGCACGCCGCAGGGCGAACGGACCGGTCCGGCGGCGGTCTCGACGCGGACGAGCGACGACGTCCTGGTGACGGTGGCGCGGACGGATGCGCCCCTGGACGAGGTCATGCGCACGATCGAGCGCGCCCTGAGCAACCACCGGGCCTGA
- a CDS encoding CoA ester lyase translates to MTVNRLRPRRSCLAVPGSNPRFLEKAQGLPADQVFLDLEDACAPLAKPEARHTIVKFLNEGDWTGKTRVVRVNDWTTEWTYRDVVTVVEGAGQNLDCIMLPKVQDAQQVVALDLLLTQIEKTMGFEVGKIGIEAQIENAQGLNNVNAIAQASPRVETIIFGPADFMASINMKSLVVGEQPPGYPADAYHYILMKILMAARANNLQAIDGPYLQIRNPEGYRAVAQRAAALGFDGKWVLHPDQVAAANEIFSPSQEDFDHAELILDAYEYYTSEAGGKKGSAMLGDEMIDEASRKMALVISGKGRAAGMQRTSKFEAPEA, encoded by the coding sequence ATGACCGTCAACCGTCTCCGCCCGCGTCGCTCGTGCCTGGCGGTCCCGGGTTCGAACCCTCGCTTCCTGGAGAAGGCCCAGGGCCTGCCGGCCGACCAGGTCTTCCTGGACCTGGAGGACGCCTGCGCTCCGCTGGCCAAGCCCGAGGCCCGGCACACCATTGTCAAGTTCCTCAACGAGGGCGACTGGACGGGCAAGACCAGGGTCGTGCGGGTCAACGACTGGACCACCGAGTGGACCTACCGCGACGTCGTCACCGTCGTCGAGGGCGCCGGGCAGAACCTCGACTGCATCATGCTGCCGAAGGTCCAGGACGCCCAGCAGGTCGTCGCCCTCGACCTCCTGCTCACCCAGATCGAGAAGACCATGGGCTTCGAGGTCGGCAAGATCGGCATCGAGGCGCAGATCGAGAACGCGCAGGGCCTGAACAACGTCAACGCGATCGCGCAGGCCTCCCCGCGCGTGGAGACGATCATCTTCGGCCCGGCCGACTTCATGGCGTCCATCAACATGAAGTCCCTGGTCGTCGGCGAGCAGCCGCCCGGCTACCCGGCCGACGCCTACCACTACATCCTGATGAAGATCCTCATGGCCGCCCGCGCCAACAACCTCCAGGCGATCGACGGCCCCTACCTGCAGATCCGCAACCCGGAGGGCTACCGCGCCGTCGCGCAGCGCGCGGCCGCCCTCGGTTTCGACGGCAAGTGGGTGCTGCACCCGGACCAGGTCGCCGCCGCGAACGAGATCTTCTCGCCCTCGCAGGAGGACTTCGACCACGCCGAGCTGATCCTTGACGCGTACGAGTACTACACCTCCGAGGCGGGCGGCAAGAAGGGCTCGGCGATGCTCGGCGACGAGATGATCGACGAGGCGAGCCGCAAGATGGCGCTGGTCATCTCCGGCAAGGGCCGCGCCGCCGGCATGCAGCGCACCTCGAAGTTCGAAGCCCCGGAGGCCTGA
- a CDS encoding ABC transporter substrate-binding protein: MKPRLYLAALAAALTLTSSALAGCSSKATEGGGSEKDAAGVKTGEGVTAKTINLGVLTDMTGVYASLGKSVTQAQQLWAKQTNAAGGICGRSIELTVRDHGYDPQKAVAGYTELEPKVLGFAQFIGSPFVAAVKGRIDGQDKALVVPQAWSASLLGSPYIRVVGATYDIETINAVDYLLSQKRIAKGDKIGHVYFEGDFGENALKGSKYAAQQAGLTVVEQKIKPTDNDMSAQVAALKKAGVKAVLISAGPRQAASLVGVAAAGGFNVPMVGNNSAFAPQLLGTPAAPALTKDYYVAASTLPIGDQGAGPAKLAKEYKAAYPKDGLDNGVVAGYTAASVYGEVLKKACAAKDLTREGIDKALLTISAYDNGFGITNNFSDPAAPSTRQSLIMKPDLKVPGGLKVVRPAAVSKSAESYKSGS, from the coding sequence ATGAAGCCACGTCTGTACCTGGCGGCGCTGGCCGCCGCCCTGACCCTGACCAGCTCAGCCCTCGCCGGATGCAGCTCGAAGGCCACCGAAGGCGGCGGTTCCGAGAAGGACGCCGCAGGAGTGAAGACCGGCGAAGGCGTCACGGCCAAGACCATCAACCTGGGCGTGCTCACCGACATGACCGGCGTCTACGCCTCACTCGGCAAGAGCGTCACCCAGGCGCAGCAGCTGTGGGCGAAGCAGACCAACGCCGCCGGCGGCATCTGCGGCCGCAGCATCGAACTGACCGTCCGCGACCACGGCTACGACCCGCAGAAGGCCGTCGCCGGGTACACCGAACTCGAACCGAAGGTGCTCGGCTTCGCGCAGTTCATCGGCTCGCCCTTCGTCGCCGCGGTCAAGGGCCGTATCGACGGCCAGGACAAGGCGCTCGTGGTGCCCCAGGCCTGGTCGGCATCGCTGCTGGGCAGCCCGTACATCCGGGTCGTGGGTGCGACGTACGACATCGAGACGATCAACGCCGTCGACTATCTCCTCAGCCAGAAGCGCATCGCCAAGGGCGACAAGATCGGCCATGTCTACTTCGAGGGCGACTTCGGGGAGAACGCGCTGAAGGGCTCCAAGTACGCGGCGCAGCAGGCCGGTCTCACGGTTGTCGAGCAGAAGATCAAGCCGACCGACAACGACATGTCCGCACAGGTCGCGGCGCTCAAGAAGGCGGGCGTCAAGGCGGTCCTCATCAGCGCCGGGCCGCGCCAGGCGGCCTCGCTGGTCGGCGTCGCCGCGGCAGGCGGGTTCAACGTCCCGATGGTCGGCAACAACTCCGCCTTCGCTCCGCAGCTGCTGGGCACGCCGGCGGCACCCGCGCTGACCAAGGACTACTACGTCGCCGCCTCCACCCTCCCCATCGGTGACCAGGGGGCGGGTCCGGCGAAGCTGGCGAAGGAGTACAAGGCCGCCTACCCGAAGGACGGCCTCGACAACGGCGTGGTCGCCGGTTACACGGCGGCGAGCGTCTACGGCGAGGTGCTGAAGAAGGCTTGCGCGGCCAAGGACCTGACACGAGAGGGCATCGACAAGGCGCTGCTGACCATCTCTGCCTACGACAACGGCTTCGGCATCACGAACAACTTCTCCGACCCGGCGGCTCCGTCGACGCGGCAGAGTCTGATCATGAAGCCGGACCTCAAGGTGCCGGGCGGCCTGAAGGTGGTGCGGCCGGCGGCGGTGTCCAAGTCGGCGGAGTCGTACAAGTCGGGCAGCTGA
- the ccrA gene encoding crotonyl-CoA carboxylase/reductase, with protein MKEILDAIQSMDSTSADFAALPLPDSYRAVTVHKDEVEMFAGLETREKDPRKSLHVEDVPVPELGPGEALVAVMASSVNYNSVWTSIFEPMATFGFLERYGKLSELTKRHDLPYHIIGSDLAGVVLRTGPGVNAWQPGDEVVAHCLSVELESSDGHNDTMLDPEQRIWGFETNFGGLAEIALVKSNQLMPKPQHLSWEEAASPGLVNSTAYRQLVSRNGAGMKQGDNVLIWGASGGLGSYATQFALAGGANPICVVSSPQKADICRAMGAEAIIDRNAEGYKFWKDEHNQDPREWKRFGKRIRELTGGEDVDIVFEHPGRETFGASVYVTRKGGTIVTCASTSGYNHEYDNRYLWMSLKRIVGSHFANYREAWEANRLIAKGKIHPTLSKVYSLDDTGQAAYDVHRNLHQGKVGVLALAPREGLGVRDEEMRAKHIDAINRFRNV; from the coding sequence GTGAAGGAAATCCTGGACGCGATCCAGTCGATGGACAGCACGTCCGCCGACTTCGCCGCACTGCCCCTCCCCGACTCGTACCGCGCGGTGACCGTGCACAAGGACGAGGTCGAGATGTTCGCGGGTCTCGAGACCCGCGAGAAGGACCCCCGCAAGTCCCTCCATGTCGAGGACGTGCCGGTGCCCGAACTCGGGCCGGGCGAGGCTCTGGTGGCAGTGATGGCCAGCTCGGTGAACTACAACTCCGTCTGGACCTCCATCTTCGAGCCGATGGCCACCTTCGGCTTCCTGGAGCGGTACGGAAAGCTCTCCGAGCTCACCAAGCGGCACGACCTGCCGTACCACATCATCGGCTCCGACCTGGCGGGTGTCGTGCTGCGCACGGGCCCCGGAGTCAACGCCTGGCAGCCGGGCGACGAGGTCGTCGCGCACTGTCTGTCCGTGGAGCTCGAGTCGAGCGACGGCCACAACGACACGATGCTCGACCCCGAGCAGCGCATCTGGGGCTTCGAGACCAACTTCGGCGGTCTGGCCGAGATCGCGCTGGTGAAGTCCAACCAGCTGATGCCCAAGCCGCAGCACCTCAGCTGGGAGGAGGCCGCGTCTCCGGGCCTGGTCAACTCCACCGCGTACCGCCAGCTCGTCTCGCGCAACGGCGCGGGCATGAAGCAGGGCGACAACGTGCTGATCTGGGGCGCGAGCGGCGGACTCGGTTCGTACGCCACCCAGTTCGCGCTGGCCGGCGGCGCCAACCCGATCTGTGTGGTCTCCAGCCCGCAGAAGGCGGACATCTGCCGCGCGATGGGCGCCGAGGCGATCATCGACCGCAACGCCGAGGGCTACAAGTTCTGGAAGGACGAGCACAACCAGGACCCGCGCGAGTGGAAGCGCTTCGGCAAGCGCATCCGTGAACTCACCGGCGGTGAGGACGTCGACATCGTCTTCGAGCACCCGGGCCGCGAGACCTTCGGCGCGAGCGTGTACGTCACCCGCAAGGGCGGCACGATCGTGACGTGCGCCTCCACCTCCGGCTACAACCACGAGTACGACAACCGTTACCTGTGGATGTCGCTGAAGAGGATCGTGGGCTCGCACTTCGCCAACTACCGCGAGGCGTGGGAGGCCAACCGCCTGATCGCCAAGGGCAAGATCCACCCGACCCTGTCGAAGGTCTACTCGCTCGACGACACCGGCCAGGCCGCGTACGACGTGCACCGCAACCTCCACCAGGGCAAGGTCGGAGTGCTCGCCCTCGCCCCGCGCGAGGGACTGGGCGTCCGCGACGAGGAGATGCGCGCCAAGCACATCGACGCCATCAATCGCTTCCGCAACGTCTGA
- a CDS encoding acyl-CoA dehydrogenase family protein: MARLAQTAGLTDIQQEILATVRDFVDKEIIPVATELEHRDEYPTQIVEGLKELGLFGLMIPEEYGGLGESLLTYALCVEEIARGWMSVSGIINTHFIVAYMLKQHGTQEQKDTFLPRMALGEVRGAFSMSEPGLGSDVSAITSKGVKDGDEYVLNGQKMWLTNGGTSTLVAVLCRSDEGHPEGTAPHKSMTTFLVEKEPGFGEVRPGLTIPGKIDKMGYKGVDTTELIMDGLRIPADRVLGGTTGRGFYQMMDGVEVGRVNVAARGCGVAQRAFELGVSYAQQRHTFGKPIAQHQAIQFKLAEMATKVEAAHAMMVNAARKKDSGERNDLEAGMAKYLASEYCKEVVEDAFRIHGGYGFSKEYEIERLYREAPMLLIGEGTAEIQKMIIGRRLLEEYRFQG, from the coding sequence ATGGCGCGTCTCGCCCAGACCGCAGGTCTGACCGACATCCAGCAGGAAATCCTGGCCACCGTCCGGGACTTCGTCGACAAGGAGATCATCCCTGTCGCCACCGAGCTGGAGCACCGCGACGAGTACCCGACGCAGATCGTCGAAGGCCTCAAGGAACTCGGCCTGTTCGGGCTGATGATCCCGGAGGAGTACGGCGGCCTGGGCGAGTCGCTGCTCACCTACGCGCTCTGCGTCGAGGAGATCGCGCGTGGCTGGATGTCCGTCTCGGGCATCATCAACACGCACTTCATCGTGGCGTACATGCTCAAGCAGCACGGCACCCAGGAACAGAAGGACACCTTCCTGCCGCGCATGGCGCTCGGCGAGGTCCGTGGCGCGTTCTCGATGTCGGAGCCGGGTCTTGGTTCCGATGTGTCGGCCATCACGTCCAAGGGCGTCAAGGACGGCGACGAGTACGTCCTGAACGGCCAGAAGATGTGGCTGACGAACGGCGGAACGTCCACTTTGGTCGCCGTTCTGTGCCGGAGTGACGAAGGACACCCGGAGGGCACCGCCCCCCACAAGTCGATGACGACCTTCCTGGTCGAGAAGGAGCCCGGCTTCGGAGAGGTCCGCCCCGGCCTCACCATCCCCGGGAAGATCGACAAGATGGGTTACAAGGGCGTCGACACGACCGAACTCATCATGGACGGACTGCGCATTCCGGCCGATCGGGTACTCGGCGGCACCACCGGCCGAGGGTTTTACCAAATGATGGACGGCGTGGAAGTCGGTCGCGTGAATGTCGCCGCACGTGGCTGCGGCGTCGCACAGCGTGCCTTTGAACTGGGCGTCTCCTACGCCCAGCAACGTCACACTTTCGGCAAGCCGATCGCCCAGCACCAGGCGATTCAGTTCAAGCTGGCCGAGATGGCTACCAAGGTCGAGGCCGCGCATGCCATGATGGTGAACGCGGCACGCAAAAAGGACTCCGGGGAACGAAACGACCTGGAGGCAGGGATGGCGAAGTACCTCGCCTCCGAGTACTGCAAGGAAGTCGTCGAGGACGCCTTCCGTATCCACGGCGGTTACGGCTTCTCCAAGGAGTACGAGATCGAGCGCCTCTACCGTGAGGCTCCGATGCTGCTGATCGGCGAAGGTACCGCCGAGATCCAGAAAATGATCATCGGCCGTCGGCTGCTCGAGGAGTACCGATTCCAGGGTTGA
- a CDS encoding MaoC family dehydratase: MQFGRTYEEFEVGAVYKHWPGKTVTEYDDHLFCLLTMNHHPLHMDTNYAEKTTDFGKNVVVGNYIYSLLLGMSVPDVSGKAIANLEIESLRHVAPTFHGDTIYGETTVLDKTPSRSKSDRGIVYVETKGYKQDGTLVCVFRRKVMVPTETYIKERGGEQPGRPELKAQEK; encoded by the coding sequence ATGCAGTTCGGACGCACCTACGAGGAGTTCGAGGTCGGCGCTGTCTACAAGCACTGGCCCGGAAAAACGGTCACCGAGTACGACGACCACCTCTTCTGCCTGCTCACCATGAACCACCACCCCCTCCACATGGACACCAACTATGCGGAGAAGACGACGGACTTCGGCAAGAACGTCGTCGTCGGCAACTACATCTACTCGCTGCTCCTCGGCATGTCCGTCCCGGACGTCTCCGGCAAGGCCATCGCCAACCTTGAGATCGAGTCGCTGAGGCACGTCGCGCCGACCTTCCACGGCGACACGATCTACGGCGAGACGACCGTCCTGGACAAGACCCCGTCACGCTCCAAGAGCGACCGCGGAATCGTCTATGTCGAGACGAAGGGTTACAAGCAGGACGGCACCCTCGTCTGCGTGTTCCGGCGCAAGGTGATGGTCCCGACCGAGACGTACATCAAGGAGCGCGGCGGCGAGCAGCCCGGCCGCCCGGAGCTGAAGGCACAGGAGAAGTAG
- a CDS encoding protein meaA — translation MTERQKDRPWLMRTYAGHSTAEASNELYRRNLAKGQTGLSVAFDLPTQTGYDPDHILARGEVGRVGVPVSHLGDMRRLFQEIPLEQMNTSMTINATAMWLLALYQVVAEEQGADITKLQGTTQNDIVKEYLSRGTHVFPPGPSLRLTTDMITYTVANIPKWNPINICSYHLQEAGATPVQEISYAMSTAIAVLDAVRDSGQVPAEKFGDVVARISFFVNAGVRFIEEMCKMRAFGRIWDKVTRERYGIENEKQRRFRYGVQVNSLGLTEAQPENNVQRIVLEMLAVTLSKDARARAVQLPAWNEALGLPRPWDQQWSLRIQQVLAHESDLLEYEDIFAGSHVIEAKVDTLVDECLDEIARIQEMGGAMAAVESGYLKSQLVSSHAERRARIEAGDEKIVGVNIFETTEPNPLTADLDEAIMTVDPANEARVVAKLHEWRDNRDEARATEALAALKKAAAGSTNLMAATVECARAGVTTGEWSWALRDVFGEFRAPTGVSSAPVAVTAEAGTPLALVREKVSRTADELGSGRLRLLVGKPGLDGHSNGAEQIAVRARDAGFEVVYQGIRLTPEQIVNAALAEDVHCVGLSILSGSHAELVPDVLERLREAGAAASPGPGGPGDTPIPVIVGGIIPTRDAIDLKAAGVAAVFTPKDFGITEIIGRIVDEIRKANKLDPLEVPA, via the coding sequence ATGACAGAGCGTCAGAAGGACCGGCCGTGGCTCATGCGGACGTACGCCGGTCACTCGACCGCCGAGGCGTCCAACGAGCTCTACCGGCGCAACCTCGCCAAGGGCCAGACGGGCCTGTCGGTCGCGTTCGACCTGCCGACGCAGACGGGCTACGACCCGGACCACATCCTCGCCCGCGGCGAGGTGGGCCGGGTCGGGGTCCCCGTCTCGCATCTCGGTGACATGCGGCGGCTGTTCCAGGAGATCCCGCTGGAGCAGATGAACACCTCGATGACGATCAACGCCACCGCGATGTGGCTGCTGGCGCTCTATCAGGTGGTCGCCGAGGAGCAGGGCGCCGACATCACCAAGCTCCAGGGGACGACGCAGAACGACATCGTCAAGGAGTACCTGTCGCGCGGGACGCATGTCTTCCCGCCCGGCCCCTCTCTCCGGCTGACCACCGACATGATCACGTACACGGTGGCCAACATCCCCAAGTGGAACCCGATCAACATCTGCAGCTACCACCTGCAGGAGGCGGGCGCCACACCGGTCCAGGAGATCTCGTACGCGATGTCCACCGCGATCGCCGTGCTGGACGCCGTCCGCGACTCCGGTCAGGTGCCCGCCGAGAAGTTCGGCGATGTGGTCGCCCGTATCTCCTTCTTCGTGAACGCGGGCGTCCGCTTCATCGAGGAAATGTGCAAGATGCGCGCCTTCGGCCGCATCTGGGACAAGGTCACCCGCGAGCGGTACGGCATCGAGAACGAGAAGCAGCGGCGCTTCCGCTATGGCGTCCAGGTCAACTCTCTCGGCCTGACCGAGGCCCAGCCCGAGAACAACGTCCAGCGCATCGTCCTCGAAATGCTGGCCGTGACCCTCTCGAAGGACGCACGCGCGCGTGCCGTCCAGCTTCCCGCCTGGAACGAGGCCCTGGGCCTGCCCCGGCCCTGGGACCAGCAGTGGTCGCTGCGTATCCAGCAGGTGCTGGCTCACGAGAGCGACCTCCTGGAGTATGAGGACATCTTCGCGGGCTCGCACGTCATCGAGGCCAAGGTGGACACCCTCGTCGACGAGTGCCTCGACGAGATCGCCCGGATCCAGGAGATGGGCGGCGCGATGGCGGCCGTCGAGTCCGGCTATCTCAAGTCACAGCTGGTCTCCTCGCACGCCGAACGGCGCGCCCGGATCGAAGCGGGCGACGAGAAGATCGTCGGCGTGAACATATTCGAGACCACCGAGCCCAACCCGCTCACCGCGGACCTGGACGAGGCGATCATGACGGTCGACCCGGCCAACGAGGCGCGGGTGGTCGCGAAGCTCCACGAGTGGCGCGACAACCGCGACGAGGCCCGGGCGACCGAGGCGCTGGCCGCACTGAAGAAGGCCGCCGCAGGGTCCACGAACCTGATGGCCGCCACCGTCGAATGCGCCCGCGCGGGCGTCACGACCGGCGAGTGGTCCTGGGCGCTGCGCGATGTCTTCGGCGAGTTCCGCGCGCCCACCGGCGTCTCCAGCGCACCTGTCGCCGTCACCGCCGAGGCGGGCACGCCGCTCGCCCTCGTCCGCGAGAAGGTGTCGCGTACCGCCGACGAGCTCGGCTCCGGACGGCTGCGGCTCCTTGTCGGCAAGCCCGGTCTGGACGGGCACTCCAACGGTGCCGAGCAGATCGCCGTACGGGCCCGCGACGCGGGCTTCGAGGTGGTCTACCAGGGCATCAGGCTCACACCCGAGCAGATCGTCAACGCGGCCCTCGCCGAGGACGTGCACTGTGTGGGCCTGTCGATCCTGTCCGGCTCGCACGCCGAGTTGGTGCCGGATGTGCTGGAGCGGCTGCGCGAAGCCGGCGCCGCGGCTTCCCCTGGGCCTGGCGGCCCGGGAGATACCCCTATTCCGGTGATCGTCGGCGGGATCATCCCGACACGCGACGCCATCGATCTGAAGGCGGCGGGTGTGGCCGCCGTGTTCACCCCGAAGGACTTCGGCATCACCGAGATCATCGGCCGTATCGTCGACGAGATCCGGAAAGCGAACAAGCTCGACCCTCTGGAGGTCCCCGCATGA
- the pssA gene encoding CDP-diacylglycerol--serine O-phosphatidyltransferase produces the protein MIDPDTQAGWVAEAEAEDDTEEMPLSLRLSIADTLTLGNATCGFMAVYFTTTGILIPHLTGSNESGMARNSAATAVILMLLAAIFDLCDGLVARKLRSSPMGAELDNLSDLISFGLAPAYFVLVYGMVADDAQQKVSAVAAIVVLLAVVLRLARFSCVTMKDGMFQGMPSPFGALTVVSIVLLELPFIPTLLAIIGTAWLMVSRVEYPKPRGVLAVAMLGWIVAAMGMLAAWAFDAPGGQVLLQTGCALQIVMAATIPLFATARRVNTFRDNRRENREARAAQLP, from the coding sequence GTGATTGATCCCGACACACAGGCAGGCTGGGTCGCCGAGGCAGAGGCCGAGGACGACACCGAGGAGATGCCGCTCTCACTGCGGCTGTCGATAGCCGACACCCTCACGCTCGGTAACGCCACGTGCGGATTCATGGCGGTGTACTTCACCACCACCGGGATCCTGATCCCGCACCTCACCGGCAGCAACGAGAGCGGCATGGCGCGCAACAGCGCGGCGACCGCCGTGATCCTCATGCTGCTGGCCGCGATCTTCGACCTCTGCGACGGACTCGTGGCGCGCAAGCTGCGCAGCTCGCCGATGGGCGCGGAGCTGGACAACCTCTCCGACCTGATCAGCTTCGGGCTCGCCCCTGCCTACTTCGTGCTCGTGTACGGAATGGTCGCGGACGACGCCCAGCAGAAGGTCTCGGCGGTGGCCGCGATCGTCGTGCTGCTGGCGGTGGTGCTGAGGCTTGCCAGATTCTCGTGCGTGACCATGAAGGACGGCATGTTCCAGGGCATGCCGAGCCCCTTCGGAGCGCTCACGGTGGTCTCGATCGTGCTGCTCGAGCTGCCGTTCATCCCGACGCTGCTGGCGATCATCGGCACGGCATGGCTGATGGTGAGCAGGGTCGAGTACCCCAAGCCGCGGGGCGTCCTCGCGGTGGCGATGCTCGGCTGGATCGTCGCCGCGATGGGGATGCTGGCGGCGTGGGCGTTCGACGCCCCGGGCGGTCAGGTGCTGCTCCAGACCGGCTGCGCGCTGCAGATCGTGATGGCGGCGACGATTCCGCTCTTCGCGACGGCGCGACGTGTGAACACGTTCCGTGACAACCGCCGCGAGAACCGCGAGGCGCGGGCGGCGCAGCTGCCGTAG